A region of the Pseudomonas anguilliseptica genome:
AAGCCTGCGCATTGGCAAAGGCCAGGTGGTCTGCACAATAGATATGACGGCACTCATGACGAACCTCACGCGGCCTGGCTGGCAGTGTTCGGGTTGGCTTTCAGGCCCAGTGCGACGGCGGCGCGATGCGCCTCACCACGCAGGCCCTTGAGCCGGCCGCGCAGCATGTCAACCAGAATCATGCGGTTGATGCCCTGGGCTTGTGCCCAGTGGGTTTTGCAGATGCCATGGCGGATAAACCAGGCATTGGCGCTTTCAGGGGTTTGCGGGTACGGCAGCGGTGCCGTGTCGAGCTCACGTTGGGTTTTCATGGGGGGCTATTCCCTGTGGTAAATTGCGGTTGTCTGATGAGGCAGGTTTATGAGCGAACAAGCATTGCGGCAAGAAATTGCCGAACTACGTGCCAAGGTCGAAGCAGTGGATGACTGGGCTGCGGGCGTACATCGAGTGTTGGCTGACGTGTTGCCGTTTCTGCTGCGTGGGCACCCCGAGGTTGAAAAGGTGCAGCAACTGTTGCAGCAGGCAGACCGTCGCTATGAGGAGCTGAGTGCTCACCCTGAGAAGTCACAAGGGCCTGGTGATGCTGCTGGCCTGTATGAACCGGGCAAAATGCTGAACCGCCTTTTTGGCGTGCTGGGCGTGTGGCCTGGGGTTGCTCCGCAGCTAGCGGCTCGCGAGTCGTTAGATCGAATAAACCAAGCAAAGCAATAGCGGATCGAGTGGTTAACAGTTGCCGGCCATCGCGGCGGATGGACTCAAGCGTTAACGCCTGAGTGATATCTGAGTACGGGCTTGGTGCGACAGGGTTCATGGCGTTTCTCTTCGTGGCTAGACGAGGTGTTGCGCTGTGGTGTGTGGCTTAATGCAGTCAAGTTATCTTGACTCGGTCAAGGTTTTTTATGCGGGAATTTGATCAGCAGCTGTTGCGCTTGAAGGCAGTGCTTGGCATGACGAGTGATCAAGAGGTAGCTGCAGCTCTTGGGATGACCAAGGCTGCTTTTTCGGACAGGAAAAAGCGGGGAGCATTTCCAGAAGAGAAGGTCTTGGCTTTAGCTACCCTGAGGCAGGATCTACAGATTGATCCCCAGTACGTGCTATCAGGGCAACGTTCGACTTCAAATGTTGCGTCGACGCAACATTTACCCCCCGATGAGCAGTTACTGCTCGACAGCTATCGCGGGCTCAGCGCAGCAAAGAAAAAGCAGCTGCTCACATCTCTGCTGACAGGTGATGTAGCAAAGAAGCCGCCTAAGAGTGATGGTGGTGTTTCGGTAAGAGGTTCGGGAAACAGAACAGCAGGCAGGGACTTTCACGAGTAAGGAGCAGTTCGTGAGCGACAATGACATTGAGGTAGATGGCGAGCAGAACAGGGTCGCGGGGCGCGACTACTTCGAGTTCAACTTCGAGACTCAGCCCAGTGCTGAGCTGCCTGCCAACAAGCCTGGCATCAAGATCAAAGCCAACAGTGGCAACATCAATTTCGGCACTCAGTTCACCATCGGTGAGCGGGTGGACGAGCGTGCCTTGCTGCCGGCCCAGCGCAAGGAGTTGCACCAGCTACGTGCCCAGTGCGAAGAGCTTGGCGATGACCCGCGTGATGTGTGGCGTGAGGTGCATACCCAGCTCAGCGTGACCGGTCTTGACGAGGTCACCGCGACGCAGTTTGTCCAGGCCAGGGGGGTTATCCATGCGCGTCTTGAACGCCTGCAGGAAGAGGCAGACAGGAAGAGACTGATCTCCAAAATCCTGCGGGCGGCTGACGAAAAGGATGCACGGCATGCATTGAGCAACTTCTGTGAGCTGACCTTCGGCCGCACCCAGCTCAGTCTGCTCAAGCGCGCTGAGCTGCCCAAGGCGCTGGAGTTCATCTTGCAGTTCGAGGCCAAGCCATCTTCTCCGCCGCAAAAAGCAGCCGTTCTGCCTGAGCGCCTACCACTGCGCGAATTCCTCATCACCTATAAGGCGAATGCTTTCTGGCTGTTCATCTTCGGCATGATCGTGGATCGATTCTGGATTGGGTTCTGACCCCTCACGCTTTAATCACAAGGAGAGTTGTCATGCCAATAGTGGTATGTGCTGATTGCAACAAAGAAATGTCTGATGCCGCACCGGCATGCCCGCATTGTGGGCGGCCCAATGAGGTCGCTGGGGCGAGTCGCTCGGTAGGCTTGGCGCTTGGGGCTGGTATCTTTCTGATCCCCCTGGTGTTTGCCTGGTTCACGCTAAGGAATGGGTACAGCCGTACCGCCAAGGTGGTTTCATTTGCTTGGCTCGCGATCTCTCTGGTGCTTATTGGTGTTCAGGGCGGGCAAGAGAACGCTCCTGCCGATACAGCAGATTCAGGTGCAAACGCCGTTGAACAAGTTGCTCAGGCTGCTCCAGCTACTGACAAAGCCGTGACTCCCGCCATCGAGCCAAGCAGTTCTAAGGCAAAAGAGACGTTAGGGGTTACGCCAGAAGAGTTCAGAACTTCGTTCAACAAGTTTGTCAGCCAGATTGATAGCAGCTACAGGGCGGCCGAGTTCGAGGTTCAGAGCGGCGACGTCAACGACGTGTTCACTCACTCGTTTGCGAAGAACGTGGCGATAGTAGGTACGGTCAACAAGAGTGACGGCTCCATGCAGAGCCTCATTGTGACGATTGCCGGGGCTGGAGATGACATTGCGAAACCTGTCATCGTTCTGCTGTCGGCGGCACATGCACTCAATCCAGGCGTACCCAAAGAAGAGCATTCCAAGGCCGTCCTTGGCTTGGTTAAAAATGCAATGTCCACCATCGAAGCAGGCACTTCATATGATGAGACTGTTGGGGATTTGCATTACAGCGCCTTTGCAAGCCAGTACACGGGGCTGATGTTTACGATCAGCAGCAAGGACAGTTGATCCCCGCCGGTTCTCTTTAAACCGGATTAAAAGCCCTCCTGCAGCACGCCGCCGATTATGGCGGCGTGTTCGTTTCTGGCGCTCGGTCTTCCTGAGCGCCCAGCAGCAGGAGGCGCTATGCGACCTGAAACCCCTCGCGGTATCCGCAACTACAACCCTGGCAATATCGACCGCGTAGCGGGTGTGCGTTGGCAGGGCCAGGCCACTGACCAGAGTGGCGACCCGCGCTTTGTCGTGTTCAACGGCCCGCGCTGGGGCATCCGTGCGATTGCTCGGGTGTTGATCACCTACCAGGACAAACGCCAAGCGGCTGATGGCAGCCGTATCGACACCGTGCGTGAGTTCATCAGCCGCTGGGCCCCGGCCAGCGAGAACAACACCGACGCCTATGCCATGACGGTGGCCCGCGCCCTGGGCGTCGGCCCGGATGATGAGAGCGTTGACGTTTACCACTACGACACCATGCGCGCCCTGGTGCTGGCCATCATCCGTCACGAGAACGGCCCAGGCCCGCTACCCGGTGGCACTTGGTATGGCGATGTAATCATCGCCGATGGCTTGGCTCTGGCCGGCATCGTGCCGGGTGCGCAGCACGGCCAGTTGCAGGTGGTGGCATGAAGCTG
Encoded here:
- a CDS encoding structural protein; its protein translation is MRPETPRGIRNYNPGNIDRVAGVRWQGQATDQSGDPRFVVFNGPRWGIRAIARVLITYQDKRQAADGSRIDTVREFISRWAPASENNTDAYAMTVARALGVGPDDESVDVYHYDTMRALVLAIIRHENGPGPLPGGTWYGDVIIADGLALAGIVPGAQHGQLQVVA
- a CDS encoding zinc ribbon domain-containing protein, with amino-acid sequence MPIVVCADCNKEMSDAAPACPHCGRPNEVAGASRSVGLALGAGIFLIPLVFAWFTLRNGYSRTAKVVSFAWLAISLVLIGVQGGQENAPADTADSGANAVEQVAQAAPATDKAVTPAIEPSSSKAKETLGVTPEEFRTSFNKFVSQIDSSYRAAEFEVQSGDVNDVFTHSFAKNVAIVGTVNKSDGSMQSLIVTIAGAGDDIAKPVIVLLSAAHALNPGVPKEEHSKAVLGLVKNAMSTIEAGTSYDETVGDLHYSAFASQYTGLMFTISSKDS
- a CDS encoding helix-turn-helix domain-containing protein gives rise to the protein MREFDQQLLRLKAVLGMTSDQEVAAALGMTKAAFSDRKKRGAFPEEKVLALATLRQDLQIDPQYVLSGQRSTSNVASTQHLPPDEQLLLDSYRGLSAAKKKQLLTSLLTGDVAKKPPKSDGGVSVRGSGNRTAGRDFHE